Proteins encoded in a region of the Raphanus sativus cultivar WK10039 chromosome 8, ASM80110v3, whole genome shotgun sequence genome:
- the LOC108822615 gene encoding serine/threonine-protein kinase STY13, protein MLEGPKFDMHALGNHHNNNYDAFTQDFYQKLGEEGTNMSTDSMQTSNAGGSVSMSVDNSSVGSSDALIGHPGLRPMRHPYSLSVGQSVFRPGRVTHALNDDALAQGLMDSRYPSQGLANYEEWTIDLRKLHMGPAFAQGAFGKLYRGTYNGEDVAIKLLERPENSPEKAQALEQQFQQEVSMLAFLKHPNIVRFIGACIKPMVWCIVTEYAKGGSVRQFLTKRQNRAVPLKLAVKQALDVARGMAYVHERNFIHRDLKSDNLLISADRSIKIADFGVARIEVQTEGMTPETGTYRWMAPEMIQHRPYTQKVDVYSFGIVLWELITGLLPFQNMTAVQAAFAVVNRGVRPTVPADCLPVLGEIMTRCWDANPEVRPCFAEIVNLLEAAETEVMTTVRKARFRCCMTQPMTID, encoded by the exons ATGCTTGAGGGACCTAAGTTCGATATGCACGCTCTTGGCAACCACCACAACAACAACTACGATGCCTTTACACAAGACTTTTATCAAAAGCTAGGTGAAGAAGGTACAAACATGTCCACGGACAGTATGCAGACGAGTAACGCTGGAGGGTCTGTGTCAATGTCTGTGGACAACAGCAGCGTTGGTTCTAGCGATGCTCTCATTGGCCATCCCGGTTTGAGGCCAATGCGTCATCCTTACTCTCTCTCCGTTGGACAAAGCGTGTTTCGCCCAGGGAGAGTCACGCATGCGCTTAACGATGATGCCTTGGCACAAGGGTTGATGGATAGTAGGTATCCGAGTCAGGGACTGGCTAACTACGAAGAGTGGACGATTGATCTGAGGAAACTTCACATGGGTCCTGCCTTTGCGCAAGGGGCGTTTGGTAAGTTATACAGAGGGACTTACAACGGAGAGGATGTGGCGATTAAGCTGCTGGAGAGGCCGGAGAACAGCCCTGAGAAGGCGCAAGCCCTGGAACAGCAGTTTCAGCAGGAGGTTTCTATGCTTGCGTTTTTGAAGCACCCCAACATCGTTAGGTTCATTGGCGCGTGTATTAAACCGATGGTGTGGTGCATCGTGACTGAGTATGCGAAAGGAGGCTCTGTCAGACAGTTTCTGACGAAGAGACAGAACAGGGCTGTGCCTTTGAAGCTAGCTGTTAAGCAGGCGTTGGATGTTGCTAGAGGTATGGCTTACGTCCATGAGCGCAACTTTATACACCGGGATTTGAAGTCGGATAACCTCCTCATATCGGCTGACCGGTCCATCAAGATTGCTGATTTTGGCGTTGCGAGAATTGAAGTTCAGACTGAAGGGATGACACCAGAGACCGGGACTTACAGATGGATGGCTCC AGAGATGATCCAGCATAGACCCTACACTCAAAAAGTTGACGTCTATAGTTTTGGAATCGTGCTGTGGGAGCTGATAACGGGTCTGTTACCGTTCCAGAACATGACTGCGGTTCAAGCTGCGTTTGCTGTGGTGAACCGAGGAGTACGTCCAACAGTCCCAGCTGATTGCCTCCCTGTGCTTGGGGAGATCATGACACGTTGCTGGGATGCGAACCCTGAAGTCCGTCCTTGTTTTGCAGAGATTGTCAATCTGCTTGAGGCTGCTGAAACCGAGGTAATGACGACAGTGAGAAAAGCCCGTTTCAGATGTTGCATGACGCAGCCAATGACGATCGACTAA
- the LOC108821928 gene encoding uncharacterized protein LOC108821928 isoform X1 → MSVSVGLPSPATEHHPEMDREEASDESSTSSSNQLESWTEEQDQLKKKLITHDDFPWKLPSSTALPQGPAETLKYVGGVDISFSKDDSSVACACLVVLEIPSLRVVHNDLSLLRLNVPYVPGFLAFREAPVLLKILEKMRDDQHPFFPQVLMVDGNGILHPRGFGLACHLGVLAHIPTIGVGKNLHHVDGLDHSEVRRLFQLKENEDERVFKLVGYSGFTWGVGFRPTLSSLKPIYVSVGHRISLDSAVEAVKMTCKYRVPEPIRQADIRSRAYLQKHQLRLLKDLGPLGMGNI, encoded by the exons ATGTCCGTGAGCGTGGGTCTTCCGTCTCCGGCGACTGAACATCACCCGGAGATGGACAGAGAAGAAGCTTCAGACGAGTCTTCGACTTCGTCTTCAAATCAGCTAGAGAGTTGGACAGA AGAACAGGATCAGCTGAAGAAGAAACTGATCACGCACGATGACTTCCCCTGGAAGCTACCTTCATCAACGGCACTCCCTCAGGGACCGGCGGAGACCCTTAAGTACGTTGGAGGTGTGGACATAAGCTTCTCCAAAGACGATTCCTCCGTGGCGTGCGCTTGTCTCGTCGTTCTCGAGATACCTTCTCTCCGTGTGGTTCACAATGATCTCTCTCTCCTCCGCCTCAATGTTCCTTACGTTCCTGGGTTTCTCGCCTTTCGTGAG GCTCCGGTTCTGTTGAAGATTCTTGAGAAGATGAGGGATGATCAGCATCCTTTCTTTCCTCAG GTACTGATGGTGGATGGGAATGGGATACTTCATCCACGAG GATTTGGCTTGGCGTGTCATTTAGGTGTTCTTGCTCACATTCCTACCATTGGGGTCGGAAAAAAC CTGCATCATGTGGATGGTCTGGATCATTCTGAGGTTAGACGGTTGTTTCAGCTCAAAGAAAATGAGGATGAGCGGGTTTTCAAGTTGGTAGGGTACTCTGGTTTTACGTGGGGAGTA GGATTTAGGCCAACTCTGAGTTCTCTGAAGCCCATATACGTTTCAGTTGGCCATCGCATATCACTTGACTCTGCGGTTGAGGCTGTCAAGATGACCTGCAAGTACCGCGTGCCTGAACCTATTAGACAG GCAGATATAAGATCAAGAGCATATCTTCAAAAGCACCAACTTCGTCTCTTAAAAGATTTGGGACCACTCGGAATGGGTAACATTTGA
- the LOC108821928 gene encoding uncharacterized protein LOC108821928 isoform X2 has protein sequence MSVSVGLPSPATEHHPEMDREEASDESSTSSSNQLESWTEEQDQLKKKLITHDDFPWKLPSSTALPQGPAETLKYVGGVDISFSKDDSSVACACLVVLEIPSLRVVHNDLSLLRLNVPYVPGFLAFREAPVLLKILEKMRDDQHPFFPQVLMVDGNGILHPRGFGLACHLGVLAHIPTIGVGKNLHHVDGLDHSEVRRLFQLKENEDERVFKLVGYSGFTWGVGFRPTLSSLKPIYVSVGHRISLDSAVEAVKMTCKYRVPEPIRQADIRSRAYLQKHQLRLLKDLGPLGMAD, from the exons ATGTCCGTGAGCGTGGGTCTTCCGTCTCCGGCGACTGAACATCACCCGGAGATGGACAGAGAAGAAGCTTCAGACGAGTCTTCGACTTCGTCTTCAAATCAGCTAGAGAGTTGGACAGA AGAACAGGATCAGCTGAAGAAGAAACTGATCACGCACGATGACTTCCCCTGGAAGCTACCTTCATCAACGGCACTCCCTCAGGGACCGGCGGAGACCCTTAAGTACGTTGGAGGTGTGGACATAAGCTTCTCCAAAGACGATTCCTCCGTGGCGTGCGCTTGTCTCGTCGTTCTCGAGATACCTTCTCTCCGTGTGGTTCACAATGATCTCTCTCTCCTCCGCCTCAATGTTCCTTACGTTCCTGGGTTTCTCGCCTTTCGTGAG GCTCCGGTTCTGTTGAAGATTCTTGAGAAGATGAGGGATGATCAGCATCCTTTCTTTCCTCAG GTACTGATGGTGGATGGGAATGGGATACTTCATCCACGAG GATTTGGCTTGGCGTGTCATTTAGGTGTTCTTGCTCACATTCCTACCATTGGGGTCGGAAAAAAC CTGCATCATGTGGATGGTCTGGATCATTCTGAGGTTAGACGGTTGTTTCAGCTCAAAGAAAATGAGGATGAGCGGGTTTTCAAGTTGGTAGGGTACTCTGGTTTTACGTGGGGAGTA GGATTTAGGCCAACTCTGAGTTCTCTGAAGCCCATATACGTTTCAGTTGGCCATCGCATATCACTTGACTCTGCGGTTGAGGCTGTCAAGATGACCTGCAAGTACCGCGTGCCTGAACCTATTAGACAG GCAGATATAAGATCAAGAGCATATCTTCAAAAGCACCAACTTCGTCTCTTAAAAGATTTGGGACCACTCGGAATGG caGACTGA
- the LOC108821928 gene encoding uncharacterized protein LOC108821928 isoform X3, which produces MSVSVGLPSPATEHHPEMDREEASDESSTSSSNQLESWTEEQDQLKKKLITHDDFPWKLPSSTALPQGPAETLKYVGGVDISFSKDDSSVACACLVVLEIPSLRVVHNDLSLLRLNVPYVPGFLAFREAPVLLKILEKMRDDQHPFFPQVLMVDGNGILHPRGFGLACHLGVLAHIPTIGVGKNLHHVDGLDHSEVRRLFQLKENEDERVFKLVGYSGFTWGVGFRPTLSSLKPIYVSVGHRISLDSAVEAVKMTCKYRVPEPIRQADIRSRAYLQKHQLRLLKDLGPLGMD; this is translated from the exons ATGTCCGTGAGCGTGGGTCTTCCGTCTCCGGCGACTGAACATCACCCGGAGATGGACAGAGAAGAAGCTTCAGACGAGTCTTCGACTTCGTCTTCAAATCAGCTAGAGAGTTGGACAGA AGAACAGGATCAGCTGAAGAAGAAACTGATCACGCACGATGACTTCCCCTGGAAGCTACCTTCATCAACGGCACTCCCTCAGGGACCGGCGGAGACCCTTAAGTACGTTGGAGGTGTGGACATAAGCTTCTCCAAAGACGATTCCTCCGTGGCGTGCGCTTGTCTCGTCGTTCTCGAGATACCTTCTCTCCGTGTGGTTCACAATGATCTCTCTCTCCTCCGCCTCAATGTTCCTTACGTTCCTGGGTTTCTCGCCTTTCGTGAG GCTCCGGTTCTGTTGAAGATTCTTGAGAAGATGAGGGATGATCAGCATCCTTTCTTTCCTCAG GTACTGATGGTGGATGGGAATGGGATACTTCATCCACGAG GATTTGGCTTGGCGTGTCATTTAGGTGTTCTTGCTCACATTCCTACCATTGGGGTCGGAAAAAAC CTGCATCATGTGGATGGTCTGGATCATTCTGAGGTTAGACGGTTGTTTCAGCTCAAAGAAAATGAGGATGAGCGGGTTTTCAAGTTGGTAGGGTACTCTGGTTTTACGTGGGGAGTA GGATTTAGGCCAACTCTGAGTTCTCTGAAGCCCATATACGTTTCAGTTGGCCATCGCATATCACTTGACTCTGCGGTTGAGGCTGTCAAGATGACCTGCAAGTACCGCGTGCCTGAACCTATTAGACAG GCAGATATAAGATCAAGAGCATATCTTCAAAAGCACCAACTTCGTCTCTTAAAAGATTTGGGACCACTCGGAATGG ACTGA
- the LOC108821928 gene encoding uncharacterized protein LOC108821928 isoform X4 — MSVSVGLPSPATEHHPEMDREEASDESSTSSSNQLESWTEEQDQLKKKLITHDDFPWKLPSSTALPQGPAETLKYVGGVDISFSKDDSSVACACLVVLEIPSLRVVHNDLSLLRLNVPYVPGFLAFREAPVLLKILEKMRDDQHPFFPQVLMVDGNGILHPRGFGLACHLGVLAHIPTIGVGKNLHHVDGLDHSEVRRLFQLKENEDERVFKLVGYSGFTWGVGFRPTLSSLKPIYVSVGHRISLDSAVEAVKMTCKYRVPEPIRQI, encoded by the exons ATGTCCGTGAGCGTGGGTCTTCCGTCTCCGGCGACTGAACATCACCCGGAGATGGACAGAGAAGAAGCTTCAGACGAGTCTTCGACTTCGTCTTCAAATCAGCTAGAGAGTTGGACAGA AGAACAGGATCAGCTGAAGAAGAAACTGATCACGCACGATGACTTCCCCTGGAAGCTACCTTCATCAACGGCACTCCCTCAGGGACCGGCGGAGACCCTTAAGTACGTTGGAGGTGTGGACATAAGCTTCTCCAAAGACGATTCCTCCGTGGCGTGCGCTTGTCTCGTCGTTCTCGAGATACCTTCTCTCCGTGTGGTTCACAATGATCTCTCTCTCCTCCGCCTCAATGTTCCTTACGTTCCTGGGTTTCTCGCCTTTCGTGAG GCTCCGGTTCTGTTGAAGATTCTTGAGAAGATGAGGGATGATCAGCATCCTTTCTTTCCTCAG GTACTGATGGTGGATGGGAATGGGATACTTCATCCACGAG GATTTGGCTTGGCGTGTCATTTAGGTGTTCTTGCTCACATTCCTACCATTGGGGTCGGAAAAAAC CTGCATCATGTGGATGGTCTGGATCATTCTGAGGTTAGACGGTTGTTTCAGCTCAAAGAAAATGAGGATGAGCGGGTTTTCAAGTTGGTAGGGTACTCTGGTTTTACGTGGGGAGTA GGATTTAGGCCAACTCTGAGTTCTCTGAAGCCCATATACGTTTCAGTTGGCCATCGCATATCACTTGACTCTGCGGTTGAGGCTGTCAAGATGACCTGCAAGTACCGCGTGCCTGAACCTATTAGACAG ATATAA
- the LOC108821929 gene encoding DDB1- and CUL4-associated factor homolog 1, with product MDGQGNEPEVPYPTAENEQLAVAAETATETETENSTGGGDNPKEDGLIEKAQKLMEHITSGANNPNTTVLHALSHLLESQESLFIKENGFYSNGRGSHISGKLCKLIKENDEFFELISSTFLSENTYSTSVKAASARLLMNWLLTWTHPYVFDDAVTENFKNWVLEEAVKFPGEHSGNSEASDSEMLKTYSTGLLAHSLMSRGQLVEDVLTSGLSAKLMHYLRVRVIGEASTSRRDALHTTEAKHVSLKTKEDGRSRVRRVVETVEGDHVPEADSAREMGQSDVLSEGESEIDGRERCNVAPVGDSKLKPGDDNTGRDDPSRNRVNRSKSRVRGKVNEGATDADALLASPTSGRLGVRDRDQSKKLDVRNAGKMKSSIMEIEREKNDECFQDCVIGTKNITDLVKSAVGAAETEARAANAPDEAVKAAGDAAAELVKTAALEEFKSSGSEEAAVAAAHRAATTVIDAAAVSRNPTCATSDQTTDMSTVETDAIVDVGEVSVPDIESLAQLQEKYCIQCLEILGEYVEVLGPVLHEKGVDVCITLLERTSQLGDSFTLSPLLPDVMKLICALAAHRKFAAMFVDRGGLQKLLAVPRVTETFYGLSSCLYTIGSLQGIMERVCALPSDLIHQVVKLAIELLDCSQDQARKNSALFFAAAFVFRAILDAFDAHNSLQKLLAILKDAASVRTGANSDRSAPEVMTSSEKQMAFHTCFALRQYFRAHLLLLVESIRPSRSGRGGVPRVPNIRAAHKPLDISNEAVDAVFLQLQKDRKLGPTFVRTQWPAVNNFLASSGHVTMLELCQTPPVDRYLHDLLQYAFGVLHIVTSIPDGRKAIVSATLSNNRAGIAVILDATNISNSIVDPEIIQPALNVLINLVCPPPSLSNKPLLTQQPVPDQATARPSTDVPADAPPTPVAPASSGLVGDRRIFLGAGTGSAGLAAKLEQVYRQAREAVRGNDGIKILLKLLQPRIYVNPPATPDCLRALSCRVLLGLARDDTIAQILTKLEVGKSLSELIRDSGGPSSGTDQVRWQAELTQVALELIGIVTNSGHANTLTASDAATPTLRRIERAAIAAATPITYDSKELLLLIHEHLQASGLGETASALLKEAQLSPLSSLAPPSSIAYSATPEMSAPVAQEQWPSGRANCGFFTGKPKVCAHDEDPNSISNAALSAKKKHLASSTLETSTPVAQQQWPSGRANSGFFPSKPKVNAHEEDPSSRGNGAPSAKKKQLTFSPSFSSQSRKQSLSQDTQAQSTQRVNSSSNPDSACADASEAAAGIVLKSDLDADAQFKTPVFPRKRKLSELRETESSVSGKRINLGEHGPRTPACPTLPRNSTFADASGFQTPSSALDVNQSGNSRLGQMTPASQLRLPSDPQPSNPERLSLDSLVVQYLKHQHRQCRAPITTLPPVSLLHPHVCPEPKRLLEAPLNITGRLGTRELQSYYSGVHGNRRDRQFVFSRFKSWRSYRDETALFTSISLLGGTNHLAVGSHAGEIKIFDAGSCNMLESVSGHQAPVTLVQSYVSGDTQLLLSSSYSDVQLWDASYITGGCKHSFDGCRAGKFSNSGLLIAALSSEGSTKDVLLYDVETGSLSDKFTDPDTSSRSSPYSLVHFNPCDSLIMWNGHLWDRRIPNSCKRFDQFTDYGGGGFHPSRNEVIINSEVWDLRNMNTRLIRSVPSLDQTAITFNSRGDVIYAMLRRNIEDVMSAVNTRRTKHPLFAAFRTLDAVNYSDIATIPVDRCLLDFATEPTDSFLGLITMEDQDDMFASARMYEIGRRRPTDDDSDPDDDGETEDEDEDDEDDEDDLDRILGLAGGDSDSGDDDMSSDDNEDNSASDFDDDDGGMFFDGGIMEIVSDVGDDEEGNGDDEDSDDDGDSMSSGEEEFMDSII from the exons ATGGACGGGCAAGGTAACGAACCCGAGGTCCCTTATCCCACGGCTGAGAACGAACAATTAGCTGTCGCGGCGGAGACGGCGACGGAGACAGAGACGGAGAATTCAACCGGTGGAGGAGATAACCCTAAAGAAGACGGGCTTATAGAGAAGGCGCAGAAGCTCATGGAACATATCACCTCCGGTGCTAATAACCCGAACACTACTGTCCTCCACGCTCTTAGCCACCTCCTCGAATCTCAGGAGTCTCT GTTCATAAAGGAGAATGGGTTCTACTCTAATGGTCGTGGTAGTCATATAAGTGGCAAGTTATGTAAACTCATCAAA gAGAATGATGAGTTCTTTGAGTTGATTTCGTCAACTTTTCTATCTGAGAATACTTACTCAACATCCGTAAAGGCAGCCTCCGCAAGGTTGCTAATGAATTGGTTGCTTACTTGGACG CATCCTTATGTTTTCGATGATGCTGTTACGGAGAACTTTAAAAATTGGGTCTTGGAAGAGGCAGTTAAGTTTCCTGGTGAACACTCTGGTAACAGTGAAGCCTCAGATTCCGAGATGTTAAAGACTTATTCTACTGGACTTCTCGCTCACTCTCTTATGAG TCGTGGTCAATTAGTTGAAGACGTCTTGACATCAGGACTATCTGCCAAGCTTATGCATTATCTCCGAGTGCGTGTTATTGGAGAGGCAAGCACAAGCCGTAGAGATGCCCTTCATACGACTGAGGCTAAGcatgtttctttaaaaacaaaagaagatggTCGAAGTAGGGTGAGGAGAGTTGTGGAGACAGTTGAAGGTGACCATGTTCCTGAGGCAGACTCTGCTAGGGAGATGGGACAATCTGATGTGCTGTCTGAAGGGGAATCTGAAATCGATGGCAGAGAAAGATGTAATGTTGCACCTGTTGGTGACAGTAAATTGAAGCCTGGAGATGACAATACCGGGAGAGATGACCCTTCGAGAAATAGAGTGAACCGATCAAAATCAAGGGTGAGGGGAAAGGTCAATGAAGGTGCTACTGATGCAGACGCTCTCTTGGCATCTCCTACATCAGGTCGTCTTGGTGTCAGAGATAGGGATCAATCAAAAAAGTTAGATGTCAGAAATGCTGGGAAAATGAAGTCTAGTATAATGGAGATTGAAAGAGAGAAGAATGATGAGTGCTTTCAAGACTGCGTGATAGGAACCAAAAACATAACTGATCTAGTAAAGAGTGCTGTTGGAGCTGCTGAAACTGAAGCTAGAGCTGCCAATGCTCCTGATGAAGCAGTTAAAGCAGCCGGCGATGCAGCAGCAGAGCTTGTTAAAACTGCTGCGTTGGAG GAATTTAAGTCCTCTGGCAGTGAAGAAGCTGCCGTGGCTGCTGCTCATCGAGCAGCTACTACAGTCATAGACGCCGCTGCGGTTTCAAG AAATCCCACCTGTGCTACATCTGATCAAACTACGGATATGAGTACCGTGGAAACAGACGCAATTGTGGATGTTGGAGAAGTTTCGGTTCCAGATATTGAATCGTTGGCTCAGTTACAAGAAAAATATTGTATACAGTGCCTTGAGATACTGGGAGAATATGTGGAGGTTCTCGGGCCTGTCCTCCATGAAAAAGGTGTTGATGTATGCATTACGCTACTGGAACGTACGTCCCAACTTGGTGATAGCTTCACACTGTCTCCTTTGTTACCTGATGTAATGAAGTTAATCTGCGCTTTGGCTGCACACCGGAAGTTTGCTGCAATGTTTGTTGACCGTGGTGGCTTGCAGAAGTTACTTGCTGTTCCAAGGGTTACTGAGACCTTTTATGGTCTCTCATCTTGCTTATACACCATAGGCTCTCTTCAG GGTATAATGGAGCGTGTATGTGCACTTCCATCGGATCTCATACATCAAGTGGTTAAATTAGCTATCGAACTTCTAGACTGTTCCCAGGATCAAGCCAGAAAAAATTCAGCCTTGTTCTTTGCTGCTGCTTTTGTCTTTAGAGCCATTTTAGATGCATTTGATGCTCATAATAGTTTGCAGAAACTCCTTGCAATTCTGAAAGATGCAGCCTCAGTTAGAACTGGTGCTAATTCTGACCGATCAGCCCCTGAAGTCATGACGTCCTCAGAGAAACAGATGGCTTTTCACACTTGTTTTGCTTTGCGCCAATATTTTAGAGCTCATCTACTTTTACTTGTGGAATCCATTCGTCCAAGCAGAAGTGGCCGAGGTGGCGTGCCAAGAGTTCCTAATATAAGGGCAGCCCATAAGCCCCTTGACATTAGCAATGAAGCTGTGGATGCCGTTTTCCTTCAGTTACAGAAGGATAGGAAGTTGGGTCCGACCTTTGTGAGAACTCAGTGGCCTGCTGTCAATAACTTTCTGGCCTCCTCTGGTCATGTTACCATGTTGGAACTATGTCAG ACTCCACCAGTGGACCGTTATCTCCATGATCTACTTCAGTATGCTTTTGGTGTTCTTCACATAGTTACTTCAATACCTGATGGCCGCAAAGCAATTGTGAGTGCCACACTAAGCAACAACCGTGCTGGCATTGCTGTTATTCTGGATGCAACAAATATTTCCAACAGCATAGTGGACCCTGAG ATTATACAGCCTGCACTAAATGTTCTAATCAATCTGGTGTGCCCACCACCATCATTAAGCAATAAGCCGCTTCTTACCCAGCAACCTGTTCCCGACCAAGCCACTGCCCGTCCTTCAACCGATGTTCCTGCAGATGCTCCGCCAACTCCTGTTGCACCAGCGTCTTCAGGTTTGGTCGGGGATCGAAGAATTTTCTTAGGAGCAGGAACCGGTTCTGCTGGCCTTGCCGCTAAGTTAGAGCAGGTTTATCGTCAAGCACGTGAGGCTGTTCGTGGGAATGATGGTATAAAAATTCTCTTGAAACTTCTTCAGCCCAGAATCTATGTGAATCCCCCTGCTACCCCAGATTGTCTACGAGCGTTGTCCTGCAGGGTTCTTCTTGGTCTGGCTAGAGATGATACAATTGCACAAATACTGACTAAACTTGAG GTTGGCAAGAGTTTATCAGAATTAATTCGGGATTCAGGTGGGCCGTCAAGTGGAACAGATCAGGTCAGATGGCAGGCTGAACTTACGCAGGTGGCCCTTGAGCTGATAGGG ATAGTGACAAATTCAGGGCATGCGAATACACTAACAGCCAGTGATGCTGCTACTCCAACACTGAGGCGCATTGAAAGAGCTGCCATTGCAGCAGCAACACCTATAACATATGATTCTAAGGAGCTTTTGCTACTTATCCATGAGCACCTCCAGGCATCAGGTCTTGGTGAAACTGCTTCAGCACTGTTGAAAGAGGCTCAGTTGAGTCCTCTATCTTCGTTGGCTCCCCCTTCTTCTATTGCATATTCCGCTACACCGGAGATGTCTGCACCGGTAGCTCAGGAACAATGGCCCTCTGGCCGTGCTAACTGTGGATTTTTCACCGGCAAACCCAAAGTCTGTGCACATGACGAAGATCCTAACTCTATATCTAATGCGGCTCTATCTGCCAAGAAAAAACATCTGGCTTCCTCCACACTGGAGACGTCCACGCCAGTAGCACAGCAACAATGGCCCTCTGGTCGTGCTAACAGTGGCTTTTTCCCTAGCAAACCCAAAGTCAATGCTCATGAAGAAGATCCTAGTTCGAGAGGTAATGGAGCTCCATCCGCAAAGAAGAAACAGTTGACTTTCTCACCCAGCTTCAGTTCGCAGTCACGAAAGCAGTCTTTGTCCCAGGACACTCAAGCTCAGTCTACGCAGAGAGTAAACAGTAGTTCAAATCCAGATTCTGCTTGTGCAGATGCATCAGAAGCTGCTGCAGGAATAGTTTTGAAGAGCGACCTTGATGCTGATGCTCAATTCAAGACACCAGTTTTTCCGAGAAAACGGAAATTGTCTGAGCTAAGAGAAACAGAGTCGTCAGTTTCAGGTAAAAGAATCAATTTGGGCGAGCATGGACCTCGAACTCCAGCTTGTCCAACCTTACCTAGGAACTCAACCTTTGCGGATGCTTCAGGTTTCCAAACACCATCTTCAGCTTTGGATGTCAACCAATCTGGGAACTCAAGACTAGGCCAGATGACACCTGCTTCTCAGCTAAGGCTTCCAAGCGATCCCCAGCCTTCAAATCCGGAACGGTTATCACTAGACTCCCTTGTTGTTCAGTATTTGAAACACCAACACAGGCAGTGCCGAGCTCCAATCACAACTCTCCCTCCTGTGTCTCTCCTACATCCGCACGTCTGTCCTGAACCTAAACGGTTACTTGAAGCTCCACTAAACATCACTGGCCGTCTTGGCACCCGTGAGCTTCAGAGTTATTACAGTGGGGTCCATGGGAATCGCAGGGACCGTCAATTCGTTTTCAGCAGATTCAAATCTTGGAGATCTTACCGGGACGAGACTGCTCTCTTTACAAGCATTTCACTCCTTGGAGGTACTAACCACTTAGCAGTCGGTAGCCATGCTGGAGAAATCAAGATATTTGACGCTGGCAGCTGTAACATGCTTGAGAGTGTCTCAGGCCACCAGGCTCCGGTCACACTTGTTCAGTCATACGTCTCTGGTGATACTCAGCTGTTGCTTTCGTCGAGCTACAGCGACGTGCAGTTGTGGGACGCGTCTTATATAACTGGTGGGTGTAAACACTCCTTTGATGGATGCAGGGCTGGAAAGTTCAGCAACTCCGGGTTGCTTATTGCAGCGCTCTCTAGTGAAGGATCAACAAAAGATGTTCTTCTGTACGACGTAGAGACGGGAAGCCTTTCCGATAAATTCACTGACCCGGACACTTCTTCCCGGAGTAGTCCCTATTCTCTTGTACACTTCAACCCTTGCGATTCACTAATAATGTGGAATGGTCATCTCTGGGATCGCCGTATCCCAAATAGTTGCAAACGGTTTGATCAGTTTACTGATTATGGCGGCGGTGGTTTTCATCCTTCTCGAAACGAG GTGATCATAAACTCGGAGGTCTGGGACTTGAGGAATATGAACACGAGGCTTATTCGGAGTGTACCATCACTGGACCAGACAGCTATTACGTTCAACTCCAGGGGAGACGTTATATACGCAATGCTGAGGAGAAATATTGAGGACGTGATGTCTGCTGTTAACACACGTCGTACGAAACATCCGTTGTTTGCTGCTTTCCGCACTCTCGATGCGGTAAACTATTCAGACATTGCCACTATACCGGTGGACCGTTGTCTTCTAGACTTCGCCACGGAACCAACAGATTCCTTCCTCGGCCTGATCACAATGGAAGATCAAGATGATATGTTTGCCTCAGCCAGGATGTATGAGATTGGCAGACGGAGACCGACAGATGATGACTCGGATCCCGATGATGATGGTGAGACagaggatgaagatgaagatgatgaagacgaCGAAGATGACCTGGACCGGATTCTTGGACTAGCTGGAGGCGATAGCGACAGTGGAGATGATGACATGAGCAGCGATGACAATGAAGATAACAGTGCGAGTgattttgatgatgatgatggaggtATGTTCTTTGATGGTGGGATTATGGAGATTGTAAGTGACGTcggtgatgatgaagaaggtAATGGTGATGATGAAGACAGTGATGATGACGGTGATTCCATGAGCAGTGGCGAAGAGGAGTTTATGGACAgcattatttaa